From the Achromobacter xylosoxidans A8 genome, the window CAGCGTCGACCAATGCCCGAACACGGTCGTGATGTTCCGCGTGGCGCGGTTGGGCACGTCGAACCAGGGCACCAGGCCGGTCGGCCAGGCGCCCGGCGTCACCTTGGTGGCGAATTCCATATGGCCATTGGGCGTGCACAGGCGGATCCGCGTCAGCGCATTGATGATGACCCGCATGCGCTTGCCGCCTTTGTGGTCTTCCTTCCAGGTGGCCGGTTCGTTGCCGTACATCTTCTGCAGCGCCTTTTGCCAGTTCGGCCCGCGCAGGGCGTCCTGGACTTCGCCCGCCAGGGCTAGCGTCTTGGCGACGTCCCATTTGGCCAGCGTGCCGGCGTGGACCAGCAGATGGTTCTGTTCAAAATGGGCCAGCGGGCGAAAGCGCAGCCAGTTGATCAGGTCGACCGCGTCCGGCGCGCGCAGGACGTCCTCGAGCGTGTCCGATTTGGAAGGCTTGCGTACTCCCGCCGCCGTGGCCAGCAGGTGCAGGTCATGGTTACCCAGCACCGTGGTCGCGCGGTCGCCCAGGTCGATGATGCGGCGCAGGGTTTCCAGCGACTGGGGGCCGCGGTTGACCAGGTCACCGGCGAACCAGAGACGCGACTGAGGATCGCCGACCAGTTCGGGGTGGGACAGCAAGCGATCCAGCGGCGAGCAGCAGCCCTGCACGTCGCCGATCATCCAGATACTGCCGTTCATGCGGGACTTTTGCTCCAAGGCCAACGTTGTTGCGCGATCCGCGTGATGGTGTGGCGATACTCCATGTAGCCCATCGCGCCCAGCGCCACGATCATGGCGCCGATATTCGGACCCAGGGCGGTCAGCCAGGCCGGCCATTTGCCCAGCATGCCGACGTTCAGGGCCAACTGGTTCAGCATGAAAAAGCCCACGCCCAGCAGGATGCCGATGAAGACCTTGGCGCCTACGCCGCCGC encodes:
- a CDS encoding symmetrical bis(5'-nucleosyl)-tetraphosphatase, whose protein sequence is MNGSIWMIGDVQGCCSPLDRLLSHPELVGDPQSRLWFAGDLVNRGPQSLETLRRIIDLGDRATTVLGNHDLHLLATAAGVRKPSKSDTLEDVLRAPDAVDLINWLRFRPLAHFEQNHLLVHAGTLAKWDVAKTLALAGEVQDALRGPNWQKALQKMYGNEPATWKEDHKGGKRMRVIINALTRIRLCTPNGHMEFATKVTPGAWPTGLVPWFDVPNRATRNITTVFGHWSTLGLLQRPDVICLDTGCVWGGSLTALRLQDRKLVQVKCSQFQDPLSE